One Veillonellaceae bacterium DNA window includes the following coding sequences:
- the larA gene encoding nickel-dependent lactate racemase, whose protein sequence is MKQVKLAYGKGHVVVNVPDNAEVIEPRHLDGLADEKAAVIKAMRNPFGTRPLKEMVKATDTVGIVIADLTRPTPSHKLVPWIMEELSHVPRENFVVINGLGSHRANTREELIQMLGEDIVNTVKIVQSDAFNPDELSYVGTNSYGSKVYLNKTYVECDFKIVTGFIEPHFFAGFSGGPKGICPGICSIETILDFHNAQMIGDPNSTWGTIAGNILQNAATQNCLMAKPQFMLNVTLNGDKEITDVFAGDVIEAHRIGCEFVKKHAMYAVDEPFDIVITTNSGYPLDQNLYQTVKGMSAGAEIVKQGGAIIAVSECSDGLPNHGNYADILKARKTPQELLDMINEPSYRLFDQWEAQKQAMIQLKADCYLYSSLDKETVKQAMLNHVEDIEDTLKQLMDKYGPNARVAVLPLGPLTIPYVK, encoded by the coding sequence ATGAAACAGGTTAAGTTAGCGTATGGTAAGGGGCATGTTGTAGTTAATGTGCCGGATAATGCAGAAGTAATCGAGCCTCGTCATTTAGACGGTTTGGCTGATGAAAAAGCGGCAGTAATCAAGGCAATGCGAAATCCTTTTGGCACCCGACCGCTCAAGGAAATGGTCAAGGCGACCGACACAGTCGGTATTGTAATTGCCGACCTGACTCGTCCTACTCCGAGTCATAAATTGGTACCATGGATTATGGAAGAACTTTCTCATGTGCCGCGGGAAAACTTTGTCGTCATCAACGGATTAGGCAGTCACCGGGCGAACACTCGTGAAGAATTAATTCAGATGTTAGGTGAAGATATAGTTAATACCGTAAAAATCGTTCAAAGCGATGCATTTAATCCGGACGAGCTGTCTTATGTAGGCACTAATAGTTATGGTTCAAAAGTATACCTAAATAAAACTTACGTAGAATGTGATTTCAAAATTGTAACCGGTTTCATTGAGCCGCACTTCTTTGCCGGATTCTCAGGCGGCCCCAAAGGCATCTGCCCTGGTATATGCAGTATTGAGACTATTCTTGACTTCCACAATGCGCAAATGATTGGTGATCCTAACAGTACTTGGGGGACTATCGCCGGGAATATTCTGCAGAATGCTGCTACCCAAAACTGCCTGATGGCCAAGCCGCAGTTTATGCTCAATGTCACTTTAAATGGCGACAAAGAAATTACCGATGTATTTGCTGGCGATGTAATTGAAGCTCATCGCATTGGTTGTGAATTTGTTAAGAAACATGCTATGTATGCAGTCGATGAGCCATTTGATATTGTCATTACAACAAACTCAGGCTATCCGCTTGACCAAAATCTGTATCAGACTGTTAAAGGAATGAGCGCCGGTGCTGAAATTGTCAAGCAGGGCGGTGCGATAATTGCAGTTTCGGAATGTTCAGATGGCTTGCCGAACCATGGTAACTACGCGGATATTCTTAAAGCAAGAAAAACGCCGCAAGAACTCCTCGATATGATTAACGAACCGTCTTATCGGTTATTCGACCAATGGGAAGCGCAAAAGCAGGCGATGATTCAATTAAAAGCTGATTGCTATTTGTATTCGTCACTTGATAAAGAAACCGTTAAACAAGCTATGCTAAATCATGTAGAAGATATAGAAGATACTTTGAAACAGCTCATGGATAAGTATGGCCCGAATGCAAGAGTAGCTGTTCTGCCACTAGGACCGCTGACTATTCCATATGTAAAATAA
- a CDS encoding VanW family protein, with product MQKIMVVVLLGMVLALTGCSLNKPAPKPEPPKVQEGVTLNGTAIGNLSLTELEALLAKTAAESYIAPINAGFDENGGISQSRKGRRLNTGAVIAQVMSAPPYSHISSVYQDILPYITTESLNAANKAGSYTTPILDGQPNRMHNIKLTAKLINNSVIDSGSEFSFNKVSGEPTAERGFKEATVFADDGRHEQGIGGGMCQVSSTLYNAALAMGLIITERHPHSQPVDYVPPNRDATTYTDKDLRFINNTRQTLIIRAFVSGKELTVDLFALPPQ from the coding sequence TTGCAAAAGATTATGGTAGTTGTCCTGTTAGGTATGGTCTTAGCATTAACTGGTTGCAGTTTAAATAAACCAGCTCCTAAGCCGGAACCACCGAAGGTTCAAGAAGGGGTAACACTGAACGGAACGGCTATTGGTAATCTGTCTTTAACCGAGCTAGAGGCTCTCCTAGCCAAAACCGCGGCTGAAAGCTATATCGCTCCGATAAACGCCGGGTTTGATGAAAATGGAGGAATATCTCAAAGCCGCAAAGGCCGGCGGCTTAATACCGGTGCAGTAATAGCACAAGTTATGTCGGCGCCGCCCTACAGTCATATTTCATCAGTCTATCAGGATATTTTGCCGTACATTACTACTGAGAGTTTAAATGCCGCCAATAAGGCGGGGAGTTATACAACGCCTATCCTAGATGGCCAGCCTAACCGGATGCACAATATTAAATTGACGGCCAAACTGATTAATAATAGCGTAATTGATTCCGGCAGCGAGTTTTCCTTTAATAAAGTCTCCGGTGAGCCGACTGCTGAACGCGGTTTTAAAGAGGCAACAGTTTTCGCCGATGACGGGCGGCATGAGCAAGGTATCGGTGGCGGCATGTGCCAAGTCTCATCTACGCTGTATAATGCGGCCTTAGCTATGGGACTGATCATAACTGAACGCCATCCGCATTCGCAGCCAGTCGATTATGTACCGCCCAATCGTGATGCTACGACATATACCGATAAAGATTTGCGATTTATTAATAATACAAGGCAAACTCTTATTATCAGAGCTTTTGTTTCCGGAAAAGAGCTGACAGTTGATTTATTCGCGCTGCCACCACAGTGA
- a CDS encoding arginine--tRNA ligase produces the protein MDIKELVKEAVRQAVEQAISDGVITLSEMPEIILEVPPQKEFGDFATNFAMQAARAARTNPRAIATALVERLKASWLDKAVIAGPGFINFYLKPEWLYEKLESILAEGKEYGNTKAGQGERIQVEFVSANPTGPLHVGHGRGAAVGSALANLLKAAGYDVESEYYINDAGNQIDNLAASVNARYLELLGQMVEFPEDGYHGQDIIDTARRLIDKDGSKYLDMPEQDRLALFKELALQEKLAALKEDLAAFNVEFDVWFSERTLHQSGAIDETCETLKANGNMYEKDGALWLKATAYGDDKDRVVIRDNGVPTYLAADIAYHRDKLQRGFNKLINIWGADHHGYICRVKAAIAAMGYPADSLEVLILQMVSLYRDGELVKMSKRTGQSVTLSELIEEVGRDAARFFFIMRSIDSQLDFDLNLAKSHSNENPVYYIQYAHARISSIFRQAAEAGVNYKGHANAKLNMLVEESEIDLIKKMGSYPDEVSAAARERAPHRIARYVHELAGLFHTFYNQCRIIGVESELQIARLALVEAVQNTIRHALGILGIDAPDKM, from the coding sequence TTGGACATTAAGGAATTAGTTAAGGAGGCGGTTCGGCAGGCTGTAGAGCAGGCCATAAGTGACGGAGTTATTACTTTAAGCGAGATGCCGGAAATTATTCTCGAAGTGCCGCCCCAGAAAGAGTTTGGCGATTTTGCGACCAATTTTGCCATGCAGGCAGCGCGGGCGGCTCGAACCAATCCTCGTGCTATTGCAACCGCTCTTGTGGAACGGCTTAAAGCTAGCTGGTTGGACAAGGCTGTTATCGCCGGACCGGGATTTATTAATTTTTACTTAAAGCCTGAGTGGCTGTATGAAAAACTTGAAAGTATTCTTGCCGAGGGAAAAGAATATGGCAATACTAAGGCCGGACAAGGCGAACGCATTCAAGTCGAATTTGTCAGCGCCAATCCTACTGGACCTCTCCATGTTGGGCATGGCCGGGGGGCAGCGGTAGGCAGTGCGCTGGCTAATTTATTAAAAGCCGCGGGCTATGATGTTGAAAGCGAATACTACATAAATGATGCTGGCAATCAAATTGATAATCTGGCAGCATCGGTCAACGCCCGCTATCTTGAGCTGTTAGGTCAAATGGTAGAGTTTCCCGAGGACGGCTATCATGGCCAAGATATTATCGACACTGCCCGGCGCTTAATTGACAAAGACGGCTCAAAATATCTCGATATGCCTGAGCAGGACCGTCTAGCCTTATTTAAAGAACTGGCATTGCAGGAAAAACTTGCAGCGCTCAAAGAAGACCTTGCTGCATTCAATGTCGAATTTGATGTATGGTTTAGCGAACGTACCCTGCATCAAAGCGGCGCTATTGATGAAACCTGCGAGACGCTTAAAGCCAATGGCAATATGTATGAAAAAGACGGGGCTTTATGGCTTAAGGCCACAGCATACGGCGATGACAAAGATCGTGTAGTCATTAGGGACAATGGCGTGCCAACTTATTTGGCTGCCGATATTGCTTATCATCGTGATAAACTACAGCGTGGGTTTAATAAACTGATTAATATTTGGGGTGCCGACCATCATGGCTATATATGCCGGGTAAAAGCCGCCATTGCCGCCATGGGATATCCTGCCGATAGCTTAGAAGTGTTGATTTTGCAGATGGTGAGCCTGTATCGTGACGGTGAGCTTGTTAAGATGTCAAAACGGACCGGTCAGAGCGTTACTTTATCTGAGCTTATTGAGGAAGTTGGGCGCGATGCCGCGCGGTTCTTCTTTATAATGCGCTCAATTGATAGTCAGCTTGATTTTGACCTTAATCTTGCTAAATCGCATTCAAATGAAAATCCGGTTTATTACATCCAATATGCGCATGCCCGGATTTCCAGCATCTTCCGCCAGGCTGCTGAAGCCGGTGTAAACTACAAGGGCCATGCAAATGCTAAGCTTAATATGCTTGTTGAAGAAAGTGAAATAGACTTAATTAAAAAAATGGGCAGTTATCCTGACGAAGTATCGGCCGCTGCCCGGGAGCGGGCTCCGCATCGTATTGCCCGCTATGTACATGAACTCGCCGGATTATTCCACACTTTCTATAATCAGTGCCGGATAATCGGTGTGGAATCTGAGCTGCAAATTGCGCGACTGGCCCTAGTTGAGGCTGTCCAGAACACTATTCGTCATGCTCTTGGTATTTTGGGTATTGATGCCCCTGATAAAATGTAA
- a CDS encoding DUF2156 domain-containing protein: protein MSKLVNFVFILYLLRIVCNIIEWYGALFAPIGGVIINFQPIKLDDKPVFDSFFRARRYENAHFNFTNLFMWRHAFNIEWCTEAGFLLIRAAWGKEQFALQPFGPEAELGKAITIWEDYFKQNNLPFIISGIESGAALQFEKLRPGFFKFHEDRDNYDYIYSAQDLINLKGRKFHSKKNHFNNFKKVYSNFVYLPLSAELVGQCVATAADWFEKKTDTIKNELIDYEKNAIIEALTNQEYLDLTGGVIMINGTVEAFTFGEQLNADTAVIHVEKANADIRGIYPAINQQFVKHAWSKMRYINREEDMGLEGLRKSKLSYNPVKFVKKYVVTIRDQEQDRKLKQS from the coding sequence ATGTCGAAATTGGTGAATTTTGTATTTATACTGTACCTTTTGCGAATTGTGTGTAATATAATAGAATGGTACGGTGCGTTATTTGCGCCGATAGGAGGGGTTATTATTAATTTTCAGCCAATTAAATTAGACGATAAACCAGTTTTTGATAGCTTTTTTCGCGCACGCCGCTATGAGAATGCGCATTTTAATTTTACGAACCTCTTTATGTGGCGTCATGCCTTTAACATAGAGTGGTGTACTGAGGCAGGCTTTTTATTAATAAGAGCAGCTTGGGGCAAGGAACAATTTGCACTGCAGCCGTTTGGTCCGGAGGCTGAATTAGGGAAGGCCATTACGATATGGGAGGATTATTTCAAACAAAATAACCTACCGTTTATCATTAGCGGAATAGAGAGCGGAGCTGCCCTTCAGTTTGAAAAACTCAGACCAGGGTTTTTCAAGTTCCACGAAGATCGGGATAATTATGATTATATTTATAGCGCCCAGGATTTAATAAATCTTAAAGGCCGCAAGTTCCATAGTAAAAAGAATCATTTCAATAATTTTAAAAAAGTGTACAGCAACTTTGTTTATCTGCCCTTATCTGCTGAGTTAGTCGGACAATGTGTTGCCACCGCCGCCGATTGGTTTGAGAAGAAGACCGATACGATTAAAAATGAGCTGATTGATTATGAAAAAAACGCGATAATTGAAGCGCTTACCAACCAGGAATACTTAGACCTTACCGGCGGTGTTATCATGATTAACGGCACTGTCGAAGCGTTTACCTTTGGGGAACAGCTTAATGCCGATACTGCAGTTATTCATGTCGAAAAGGCTAATGCTGATATTCGCGGCATATACCCCGCAATTAACCAGCAGTTTGTAAAACATGCTTGGTCTAAAATGCGTTATATTAACCGCGAAGAAGACATGGGGCTGGAAGGTTTGCGTAAGTCTAAGCTTTCATATAACCCAGTTAAGTTTGTTAAGAAGTATGTGGTGACCATTAGAGATCAAGAACAAGACCGTAAATTAAAGCAATCTTAA
- a CDS encoding chemotaxis protein, producing MANYKIPSALAGELVQFIKGKTGYNMIICDDTGTVIADCLGGVRVGTKHAGAQKIVQGLMDDYTVTPEEAAQNPNVKEGFSCLIEADGERIGTFGITGPIEIVRPLTQVGAAVVSARVKEDYQRIAVEQVVALVSNNVHQAAAAVEEISASSQELAATTDGVVKVSHEAVRKVKDTGKILDMSRGIATQTKLLSLNASIEAARAGVHGRGFAVVAQEMQKLAQNSADATENINKILQEIQDAIQKVIEGINQSASISAEQARAMQDIIQMVESVQVSTSELVNLYQKDSK from the coding sequence ATGGCTAATTACAAGATTCCCAGCGCGCTTGCAGGTGAACTTGTCCAATTTATTAAAGGTAAAACCGGTTATAATATGATTATCTGTGATGATACGGGAACAGTAATTGCCGACTGTTTAGGCGGAGTACGGGTTGGCACTAAGCATGCAGGAGCGCAAAAGATTGTTCAGGGACTTATGGACGATTATACAGTGACGCCGGAGGAGGCCGCGCAAAACCCTAATGTTAAAGAGGGTTTCAGCTGCCTGATTGAAGCTGACGGCGAACGGATCGGTACATTTGGCATTACTGGTCCTATTGAAATTGTTAGACCGCTTACGCAAGTAGGTGCAGCCGTCGTATCGGCCCGGGTGAAGGAAGATTATCAACGAATAGCTGTTGAACAAGTGGTTGCGCTTGTTTCGAACAATGTCCACCAAGCGGCGGCTGCGGTAGAAGAAATTTCGGCCTCGTCGCAAGAGTTGGCGGCAACCACTGACGGTGTAGTAAAAGTATCACACGAAGCTGTGAGAAAAGTGAAAGACACCGGAAAGATTCTGGATATGAGCCGGGGCATTGCTACTCAGACCAAGCTTTTGAGTCTTAACGCTTCCATTGAGGCTGCCCGCGCCGGCGTGCATGGCCGCGGTTTTGCAGTTGTTGCCCAGGAAATGCAAAAATTGGCCCAAAACAGTGCTGACGCAACTGAAAATATCAATAAAATTCTGCAAGAAATTCAAGATGCAATTCAAAAAGTAATTGAGGGCATTAACCAATCTGCTTCGATTTCAGCTGAGCAAGCTCGCGCTATGCAGGATATTATTCAAATGGTAGAGTCAGTCCAAGTTTCGACTAGCGAGTTAGTTAACCTTTATCAAAAAGACAGCAAGTAA
- a CDS encoding SpoIID/LytB domain-containing protein produces MQKSRNLNAAIIIILIIAIATGAYSLLRSPAPKQPPETPPAPSTPAPAPAPADPMPGVPKFDTGKYKTEPVVSVYRYDRGTIESMPLEKYLEGVIAKEMFPDWPLEALAAQAIASRTLTISAIEAGTIRRLHGTDVSTSKEELQAYAPEKVNDKVREAVRKTRGQIILYNGTLVNAIYSSCNAQVGATKEESFPTEIQHPTPYFQPIADNCFEFAPAEQCNWTVKIPGNQVAAAIGYKGDPRNITILERGPSGRILYIGVGNTKIYGSEFRKRIGYDRLKSTLITEMTYDGRNFTFKGRGWGNGVGLCQWGAYADAQHGKTAAEMITHYYPGVVITKLWD; encoded by the coding sequence ATGCAAAAAAGTCGCAATTTAAATGCCGCAATAATTATAATTCTAATTATCGCAATTGCTACGGGAGCATACAGTCTATTGCGTTCTCCTGCCCCTAAGCAGCCTCCTGAGACCCCGCCGGCCCCTAGCACTCCGGCGCCGGCACCAGCTCCGGCTGACCCCATGCCGGGCGTACCCAAGTTTGATACTGGGAAATATAAGACTGAGCCAGTTGTTTCGGTATATAGGTACGACAGAGGCACGATTGAAAGCATGCCGCTGGAAAAATATCTTGAAGGCGTAATTGCCAAAGAAATGTTCCCGGATTGGCCACTTGAGGCTTTGGCTGCCCAGGCTATCGCCTCGCGCACCCTTACAATCAGCGCTATTGAAGCCGGAACAATCAGAAGATTGCACGGTACCGACGTAAGCACCTCGAAAGAAGAACTGCAGGCTTATGCTCCAGAAAAAGTAAATGATAAGGTCCGTGAGGCTGTTAGAAAAACCCGGGGACAAATAATCCTCTATAACGGTACGCTGGTTAATGCCATTTATAGTTCCTGCAACGCGCAGGTCGGAGCTACTAAAGAAGAAAGTTTTCCAACCGAAATCCAACACCCAACGCCCTATTTTCAGCCGATAGCCGATAATTGTTTCGAGTTTGCACCGGCTGAGCAGTGCAACTGGACGGTCAAGATACCGGGGAATCAGGTGGCAGCCGCAATAGGTTATAAAGGCGACCCCCGTAATATAACAATCCTAGAACGGGGGCCATCAGGCCGGATTTTATATATCGGCGTTGGCAATACAAAAATTTATGGTTCCGAGTTTCGCAAACGTATTGGTTATGATCGGCTTAAATCAACATTAATTACTGAGATGACTTATGATGGCAGAAATTTTACTTTTAAAGGAAGGGGCTGGGGAAATGGCGTTGGTTTATGCCAGTGGGGAGCCTATGCTGATGCGCAGCATGGTAAGACCGCTGCGGAAATGATTACCCACTATTACCCCGGTGTTGTAATAACTAAACTTTGGGATTAG
- a CDS encoding DUF1934 domain-containing protein: MDNVVVKIIGVQKDIYGEETCIETTVLGRYYLKNGVHYLTYIDEPLSREGFQTTTLLKVYSDHIILARTGNVEQRQVFRLGDRTSSTYATPYGNMELSILTRQIKADFRVASGAIDIAYDLEVDGQWQSENVLSITIQEGQNFGH; this comes from the coding sequence ATGGATAATGTTGTAGTAAAGATTATTGGTGTGCAAAAAGATATTTATGGTGAGGAAACTTGCATCGAAACAACGGTCTTGGGACGTTACTATTTAAAAAATGGCGTTCACTATCTTACTTATATTGATGAACCGCTTAGTAGAGAAGGCTTTCAGACAACTACTTTGCTGAAGGTTTATTCTGACCATATTATTCTGGCCCGTACGGGCAATGTAGAGCAGCGGCAGGTGTTTCGGCTCGGAGATAGGACAAGCAGTACATATGCTACGCCTTATGGCAATATGGAGCTTTCTATCTTAACCCGTCAAATCAAGGCCGACTTTAGAGTAGCCTCAGGGGCGATTGATATTGCTTATGATCTAGAAGTGGACGGACAATGGCAAAGCGAGAATGTTTTATCGATAACCATTCAGGAGGGACAAAACTTTGGACATTAA
- a CDS encoding chemotaxis protein, whose protein sequence is MASYSIPTELASELVQFIKGKTGYNMIICNENGTIIADCVGGARVGTTHAGAQKIVQGLTDYYAVTAEEEAQNPNVKEGYNCLIEADGERIGSFGIGGPIDIVKPLSQVGAAVVAARVKEDYQRQAVEQVVSNVSTNVHQAAAAVEEISASSEELASTTDSVVKLSEDSVKKVKDTEKILDMSRGIATQTKLLSLNASIEAARAGIHGRGFAVVAQEMQKLAQNSADATENINNILNEIQLAIQKVIEGIHQTASISSEQAHAMQDIIQMVESVQTSTSNLVAIFEKESK, encoded by the coding sequence ATGGCTAGCTACAGCATTCCCACTGAGCTTGCAAGTGAACTTGTGCAATTTATCAAAGGTAAAACTGGTTACAACATGATTATCTGCAATGAGAATGGAACGATAATTGCAGATTGTGTAGGCGGAGCTCGAGTTGGTACTACGCATGCTGGGGCTCAAAAAATTGTCCAGGGTCTTACCGATTATTATGCTGTAACGGCTGAAGAGGAAGCACAGAACCCTAACGTTAAAGAAGGCTACAACTGTTTGATTGAGGCTGACGGCGAACGGATTGGATCATTTGGAATCGGCGGTCCGATTGATATTGTTAAACCACTCAGCCAAGTGGGCGCCGCCGTTGTTGCGGCCCGAGTCAAGGAAGATTATCAACGGCAGGCTGTAGAGCAAGTGGTTTCTAATGTTTCTACCAATGTGCACCAAGCGGCAGCTGCTGTTGAAGAAATTTCAGCGTCCTCCGAAGAATTAGCGTCCACTACCGATAGTGTAGTTAAGCTTTCGGAGGATTCTGTCAAGAAAGTTAAAGATACCGAGAAAATTCTTGATATGAGCCGCGGGATTGCGACCCAAACGAAACTTTTGAGTTTAAATGCCTCAATTGAGGCCGCCCGCGCCGGTATACACGGCCGGGGCTTTGCTGTAGTTGCCCAAGAAATGCAGAAACTTGCGCAAAACAGTGCCGACGCAACTGAAAACATCAATAATATTCTTAATGAAATTCAACTGGCAATTCAAAAGGTCATTGAAGGCATTCATCAGACGGCATCTATTTCAAGCGAACAGGCCCATGCGATGCAGGATATTATTCAGATGGTCGAGTCTGTTCAAACATCGACAAGCAATTTAGTAGCTATTTTTGAGAAAGAATCCAAATAG
- a CDS encoding UDP-N-acetylmuramoyl-L-alanyl-D-glutamate--2,6-diaminopimelate ligase, giving the protein MSTLFELIEKASGITCDSRQVKPGDIFFALKGRLTDGNQYVQEAVRHGAIAIVTDQPPPPLSIPVIVTANARKTLAEASARFYNQPSRDLSVIGVTGTNGKTTITYMLEQILSHAGLKCGLIGTVKVNTGQQSFPSRLTTPDAISLHNYLAQMRANGVTHVPMEVSAQGVEMHRVDTLQFSCGILANISPDHLDFHGDFDSYFAAKKAFINLLGKDTPLIINIGDPCCRTIASGFDGRLITAGVNTKADITASAISTHAYTSRFELSFGELVTVTGQRLAPTRITVNLSVPGLHNIENALLAAAAAIIHGVPVSSIAAALASFRCVERRMNIFHLNARTVIDDTALNPASISAVLNSLPTFRCRRLFVVNAIRGNRGAAINQANAKVLADYQKKLGFSLAITASVGSVNSSDAVQFDEKAAFIKTLNHSQVEYTYFSSLESAISSALTQSRPNDLLALLGAQGMDAGRDILTALTASSSPQPHALYSDALTAHKLASAL; this is encoded by the coding sequence GTGAGCACACTATTCGAATTAATCGAAAAGGCTTCAGGCATTACCTGCGATTCACGCCAAGTCAAACCCGGAGATATTTTTTTTGCTTTAAAAGGTCGCCTGACGGACGGGAATCAATACGTTCAAGAGGCTGTACGGCACGGGGCGATAGCCATTGTAACCGACCAGCCACCGCCCCCTCTCAGCATTCCGGTCATAGTTACGGCCAATGCCCGTAAGACTCTGGCTGAAGCATCAGCCCGGTTTTATAATCAGCCATCACGTGACCTTTCCGTAATCGGCGTAACCGGAACAAATGGCAAGACAACTATAACCTATATGCTTGAGCAAATCCTCAGCCATGCAGGCTTAAAATGCGGCCTGATCGGTACCGTAAAGGTGAACACCGGCCAGCAGTCGTTTCCCAGCCGTCTGACTACGCCTGATGCTATCAGCCTCCATAACTATCTGGCCCAAATGCGGGCAAACGGTGTCACCCATGTCCCCATGGAAGTTTCTGCCCAGGGCGTAGAAATGCACCGAGTCGACACGCTCCAATTTTCTTGCGGTATCCTAGCCAACATTAGCCCCGACCACCTTGATTTTCACGGCGATTTTGACAGTTATTTTGCCGCCAAAAAGGCGTTTATTAATCTGTTAGGTAAAGATACTCCGCTTATTATAAACATAGGCGACCCCTGCTGCCGGACGATTGCCTCCGGGTTTGACGGCAGACTTATTACAGCCGGTGTCAATACCAAAGCCGATATCACCGCAAGCGCAATCAGCACCCATGCTTACACCAGCCGGTTTGAACTCAGTTTTGGCGAACTCGTAACAGTTACCGGACAAAGGTTAGCCCCTACACGCATCACCGTTAATCTGTCGGTACCAGGCCTTCATAATATTGAGAATGCTTTATTGGCTGCTGCCGCCGCTATTATTCATGGTGTTCCTGTTTCCTCGATTGCAGCAGCCCTCGCTAGTTTTCGCTGCGTCGAACGACGCATGAATATTTTTCATTTAAACGCCAGGACGGTAATTGATGACACTGCGCTTAATCCTGCCAGCATTAGCGCCGTGCTTAATTCACTGCCGACCTTTCGCTGCCGCCGGCTATTTGTTGTAAATGCCATTCGCGGCAACCGCGGCGCCGCCATTAATCAGGCAAATGCAAAAGTGTTGGCAGACTACCAGAAAAAGCTGGGTTTTTCACTGGCGATTACAGCAAGTGTTGGCAGCGTCAACAGTAGCGACGCCGTCCAATTTGACGAGAAAGCTGCTTTCATTAAAACGCTTAATCATTCACAAGTTGAGTATACATATTTTTCCAGTCTTGAATCAGCAATATCATCAGCTTTAACTCAGAGCAGACCGAATGATCTTCTGGCGCTGCTTGGCGCGCAAGGCATGGACGCCGGCCGGGATATTTTAACCGCGCTTACTGCATCGTCTTCACCTCAACCTCACGCCTTGTACTCGGATGCCCTAACTGCCCACAAATTGGCCAGCGCACTTTAA